A stretch of Castanea sativa cultivar Marrone di Chiusa Pesio chromosome 2, ASM4071231v1 DNA encodes these proteins:
- the LOC142624352 gene encoding uncharacterized protein LOC142624352: MSDLQAVQDILSLYEQALGQKLNREKTNIFFSKAVNEETKALISNFLQVSEVKEYGKYLGLLAGVGRNKKASLNFIKERVWSILQEWKEKLLSQVGREILLKVVMQAIPTFAMGQSWMVLRLLLSSIRLLTLGIRTWYQNFLVFEVDWIKAIPLCWTDQYDRIIWPDNPDGEYSIKAGYQKLCEEANVSNASSSDPSHQKSFWKKIWKLHVPNKIKNFLWRICSNALPTKENLKKRRIIEDARCSACLSEQESTFHSIWGCEKINHVWAPCFSWVRTEHSQIQDLQELINLLGQRVQRLELFGVVVWFIWNHRNRL, from the exons ATGTCAGATTTACAAGCTGTCCAAGATATTTTGTCTTTGTATGAACAAGCTTTAGGCCAAAAGCTTAACCGGGAGAagacaaatatattttttagtaaagCAGTGAATGAAGAGACAAAGGCCTTAATCTCAAACTTCTTACAAGTTTCGGAAGTGAAAGAGTATGGGAAATATCTTGGCTTACTGGCTGGGGTTGGGAGGAATAAGAAGGCGAGCCTCAACTTCATAAAGGAAAGAGTATGGAGTATACTCCAAGAGTGGAAAGAGAAGTTATTGTCTCAAGTGGGGAGAGAGATTTTGCTTAAAGTGGTGATGCAAGCGATTCCTACATTTGCCATGG GCCAGAGTTGGATGGTGCTAAGGTTGCTGCTCTCATCAATCCGGCTACTCACTCTTGGGATCAGAACTTGGTATCAAAATTTCCTAGTTTTTGAGGTAGACTGGATCAAAGCCATTCCCCTATGTTGGACAGATCAATATGATCGCATTATATGGCCTGATAATCCAGATGGTGAGTACTCTATCAAAGCAGGTTATCAAAAACTTTGTGAGGAAGCAAATGTTAGTAATGCATCAAGTTCAGACCCGTCGCACCAAAAGTCCTTTTGGAAAAAGATTTGGAAGCTTCATGttcctaataaaataaaaaactttctttGGCGTATTTGTTCCAATGCATTACCCACAAAAGAGAATCTGAAGAAACGAAGAATAATTGAGGATGCAAGATGCAGTGCCTGCCTATCGGAACAAGAATCCACATTCCATTCTATTTGGGGTTGTGAGAAGATCAATCATGTGTGGGCTCCCTGTTTCAGTTGGGTCCGAACAGAGCATTCCCAAATTCAAGATTTGCAAGAGTTGATTAACTTGTTAGGACAGCGGGTTCAGAGGCTAGAGCTATTCGGTGTGGTGGTGTGGTTCATTTGGAATCATAGAAATAGACTGTGA